One genomic region from Pigmentibacter ruber encodes:
- the lspA gene encoding signal peptidase II yields MQKSNSNSEDKQLTSRQTIFSMCGYLFLFLGMVLLDQVTKLWSEKAYLIESSLTNIREYTQTSNAIFHLESGLNWLHFDTTYVRNTGAAWGFMGNLPENIRPYFFYVLTSAAMIVILIFFFKTKSKLILTRLGIALIFSGAAGNFIDRVWLHYVIDWIHFSWNLFGWNYDYPVFNVADCAVTLGVTILIIETIIDEIRNRKAKKLAKG; encoded by the coding sequence ATGCAAAAGTCTAATTCAAATTCAGAAGATAAACAGCTCACCTCTCGGCAAACTATTTTTTCAATGTGCGGGTATCTCTTTTTGTTTCTTGGAATGGTTTTATTAGATCAGGTAACTAAATTGTGGTCTGAAAAAGCTTACTTAATTGAGTCATCGCTAACTAATATAAGGGAGTATACTCAAACTTCTAATGCAATATTTCACTTAGAAAGTGGTCTAAATTGGCTGCACTTTGACACCACATATGTAAGAAATACAGGAGCAGCTTGGGGATTTATGGGAAATTTACCTGAAAACATCCGTCCTTACTTCTTTTATGTTCTGACTAGTGCAGCTATGATAGTTATATTAATTTTCTTTTTTAAAACAAAATCTAAATTAATTTTAACTCGTTTGGGAATTGCTCTTATTTTTTCAGGTGCTGCTGGTAATTTTATTGATAGAGTTTGGTTGCATTACGTTATAGATTGGATTCATTTTAGTTGGAATTTATTTGGTTGGAATTACGATTATCCTGTATTTAATGTTGCAGATTGTGCGGTTACTTTAGGTGTTACTATTTTAATCATAGAAACAATTATTGATGAAATTCGTAATCGCAAAGCGAAAAAACTGGCAAAAGGTTGA
- a CDS encoding chemotaxis protein — protein sequence MAIYIAKSKKEERMLQIGSNKFELVDFRLKDYPVGADMSHPNAYEGIYGINIAKVREINKISQFTKMPNSHECIEGLLELREEAIPIVNLAKYLGYQNHALRPTDNIIICEFNSLVTGFVVHQAMRIRRISWEAILPPTRLIGREGGCVTGMHKLAKGPDNERDLMLLILDFEKIVAEINGETYALNKFSEDKQNNRIPGNTDETRTVLVVDDSLTARTQVELFLTQHGYRVITATDGEEGLFTLQALLDQAKKDGRDVTDLVQVVVSDVEMPRMDGHAFTQEIKKDPKLSSIPVIMHTSLSGRANQDAVKSLADEYVVKFNGDALIATVNRVWRKLMDRKETDRTNGMNESDDLDAAS from the coding sequence ATGGCAATTTATATCGCCAAAAGCAAAAAAGAAGAAAGAATGCTTCAAATAGGAAGTAACAAGTTTGAGCTTGTTGACTTTAGATTGAAGGACTACCCTGTCGGTGCTGACATGTCACACCCTAATGCATATGAAGGTATTTATGGTATAAATATTGCTAAAGTAAGAGAAATAAATAAAATCAGTCAATTTACTAAAATGCCAAATTCTCATGAATGTATCGAAGGTCTTCTTGAACTAAGAGAAGAAGCTATTCCTATTGTAAATCTTGCTAAATATTTAGGTTATCAAAATCACGCATTAAGACCAACTGATAATATTATAATTTGTGAATTTAATAGTCTTGTAACAGGATTTGTTGTGCACCAAGCAATGCGCATTCGGCGTATCTCTTGGGAAGCAATTCTTCCACCTACCCGTTTAATAGGACGGGAAGGTGGTTGTGTCACAGGAATGCATAAATTAGCAAAAGGTCCTGATAATGAGCGAGATTTGATGTTACTTATTTTGGACTTTGAAAAAATAGTTGCAGAGATTAACGGTGAAACATATGCATTGAATAAATTCTCTGAAGACAAACAAAATAACAGAATTCCAGGTAACACAGACGAAACAAGAACTGTATTGGTTGTGGATGATAGTTTAACTGCAAGAACTCAAGTCGAACTTTTCTTAACTCAACATGGTTATAGAGTCATTACTGCAACTGATGGTGAGGAAGGATTGTTTACTTTGCAAGCTCTTTTAGATCAAGCAAAAAAAGATGGAAGAGATGTTACAGATTTAGTCCAAGTAGTTGTTTCAGACGTAGAAATGCCACGTATGGATGGACATGCATTTACTCAAGAAATTAAAAAAGATCCAAAATTAAGCTCCATACCTGTAATAATGCATACATCTCTTTCTGGTAGAGCAAATCAAGATGCTGTGAAATCACTCGCAGATGAATATGTCGTGAAATTTAATGGTGATGCTCTTATTGCAACTGTAAATCGTGTTTGGCGCAAATTAATGGATAGAAAAGAAACAGATAGAACAAATGGTATGAACGAATCTGATGATTTAGATGCAGCCTCATAA
- a CDS encoding ATP-dependent Clp protease ATP-binding subunit, translating to MAQQFLKNSTHRVNEIFQAGITEALNAQVKMLIPEFLLFAVLEQKDSIALKIADECKLDEVIVKTTIINGIYDSINQLQKKQDTHFSQSRDPTGMYGSPEVAFLLERADMERKNFGDAYISTGTLFLAFFDSRISSREILLKAGLSYEEAKKALLNVRGNHRVTNRDDEAKQSALTQYTRDITAMARRGELDPVTSREDEIERVIQVLSRRKKNNPVLIGEPGVGKTVIIEGLAQKIVDLEVPDHLVGKRVLSLEMADLVAGSKMHGEFEERLKAVKEEIIALEGQIILFIDEIHTVVGAGRTAGSLDASNILKSSLATGQLQCVGATTFKEYKQYIESDRALERRFQPIRVEEPSIEAAKEILKSIAVKYEKHHQIKYSPESLNAAVELSTKYIFSRSLPDKAIDLIDEAGALKRIKVVSIPPDIQKLEQEKAKKDIERNDYFNRQDFAMVASTQMELLNLENKISERRKQWESEMKQEDRVVTADDIAELVSKVTGIPAKKLQAEELEKLAHIEDELAKRLIGQKQAIQAVANALRRNRIGLRERKAPIGSFFFLGPTGVGKTELAKALAEYVLNDEQRLIRFDMTEFMERHETSKLIGSPPGFVGYGEGGQLTEKVKRQPYSVLLFDEVEKAHPDVFNLFLQILDDGRLTDAEGQKVSFENTLIVFTSNLGSEYISSNKRSVGLGGQDKDLTNKEVTDLVMGEVKKTFKPELINRLDEIIVFEKLSQEDIEKILKLHIDKLAVKVSKQGLKLDISPEAQKFLAERGFSPTNGARPLRRLLEAEVENRIAQEIIAKGKNKETGQVNGTKLLITLAKGNNEISVKIQ from the coding sequence ATGGCTCAACAATTTTTGAAAAATTCTACCCATAGAGTAAATGAAATATTCCAAGCAGGTATCACTGAAGCATTAAATGCACAAGTAAAAATGCTCATTCCTGAATTCCTCTTATTTGCTGTTCTTGAACAAAAAGATTCCATTGCTTTGAAAATTGCAGATGAATGTAAATTGGATGAAGTTATAGTAAAAACAACAATAATAAATGGCATCTACGATAGTATAAATCAGTTGCAAAAAAAACAAGACACACATTTTTCTCAATCAAGAGATCCTACTGGAATGTATGGATCTCCTGAAGTTGCTTTTTTGTTAGAAAGAGCAGATATGGAGAGAAAAAATTTTGGTGATGCCTACATCAGCACTGGTACCTTATTTCTTGCTTTTTTTGATTCGCGAATTAGTAGTAGGGAAATTTTATTAAAAGCAGGATTGTCTTATGAAGAAGCCAAAAAAGCATTATTAAATGTCCGGGGTAATCATAGAGTCACCAATAGGGACGATGAAGCTAAACAAAGTGCTTTAACACAATATACAAGAGATATCACTGCAATGGCTAGAAGAGGAGAATTAGATCCAGTTACTTCTAGAGAAGATGAAATTGAACGTGTTATTCAAGTCTTATCGCGGAGGAAAAAGAATAATCCTGTGTTAATTGGTGAGCCAGGAGTAGGTAAAACAGTTATCATAGAAGGTCTTGCACAAAAAATAGTGGATCTTGAAGTTCCAGACCATCTTGTTGGAAAAAGAGTTCTCAGTTTAGAGATGGCAGATTTGGTAGCTGGAAGTAAAATGCATGGTGAATTTGAGGAAAGATTAAAAGCTGTAAAAGAAGAAATTATTGCTCTTGAAGGCCAAATTATATTATTTATTGATGAAATTCATACTGTAGTTGGTGCTGGAAGAACAGCTGGTTCACTTGATGCTTCAAACATTTTAAAAAGTTCACTCGCAACAGGACAGCTTCAATGTGTTGGTGCAACTACATTTAAAGAATATAAGCAATACATTGAAAGTGATAGAGCTTTAGAGAGACGTTTTCAACCTATAAGAGTTGAAGAGCCATCAATAGAAGCCGCAAAAGAAATATTAAAATCTATTGCTGTAAAATATGAAAAACATCATCAAATAAAATATAGTCCAGAAAGTTTAAATGCTGCTGTTGAATTAAGTACAAAATATATTTTTAGTAGAAGTTTACCTGATAAAGCAATTGACTTGATCGATGAAGCAGGAGCATTAAAACGGATTAAAGTAGTGAGTATTCCACCAGATATTCAAAAACTAGAACAAGAAAAAGCAAAAAAAGATATTGAAAGAAACGATTATTTTAATCGCCAAGATTTTGCAATGGTTGCTAGTACTCAAATGGAATTGTTAAATTTAGAAAATAAAATTTCTGAGCGCCGGAAACAATGGGAATCAGAAATGAAACAAGAAGATCGAGTTGTTACTGCGGACGATATTGCTGAGCTGGTTTCTAAAGTAACAGGAATACCTGCAAAAAAACTCCAAGCTGAAGAACTTGAAAAATTAGCACATATTGAAGATGAATTAGCAAAACGGTTAATTGGACAAAAACAAGCTATTCAAGCAGTCGCTAATGCCTTGCGGAGAAATAGAATTGGTCTGCGAGAAAGAAAAGCTCCTATTGGAAGTTTTTTCTTTTTAGGTCCAACTGGGGTAGGTAAAACTGAATTAGCAAAAGCTCTTGCAGAATATGTTTTAAATGATGAACAACGTTTGATTCGTTTTGATATGACCGAATTTATGGAAAGACATGAGACTTCAAAATTAATTGGTTCTCCGCCCGGATTTGTTGGCTACGGAGAAGGAGGGCAGCTAACTGAAAAAGTTAAAAGACAACCATATAGTGTTCTCCTATTTGATGAAGTAGAAAAAGCTCATCCAGATGTATTTAATTTATTTTTACAAATTTTAGATGATGGGCGCTTAACCGATGCTGAAGGTCAAAAAGTAAGTTTTGAGAATACTTTGATTGTCTTTACAAGTAATTTAGGAAGTGAATATATCAGTTCTAATAAACGTTCGGTTGGTTTGGGAGGCCAAGATAAAGATTTAACAAATAAAGAAGTCACAGATTTAGTAATGGGAGAAGTGAAAAAAACCTTTAAACCTGAATTGATTAATCGTTTAGACGAAATCATTGTATTTGAAAAGCTAAGTCAAGAAGATATAGAAAAAATATTAAAATTACACATTGATAAATTAGCAGTAAAAGTAAGTAAACAAGGTTTAAAGTTAGATATTTCTCCTGAGGCTCAAAAATTTCTTGCTGAACGTGGATTTAGTCCAACAAATGGGGCTCGACCTTTACGAAGATTATTGGAAGCAGAAGTTGAAAACAGAATTGCGCAAGAAATTATTGCCAAAGGAAAAAATAAAGAAACTGGACAAGTTAATGGGACTAAATTATTAATCACATTAGCAAAGGGTAACAATGAAATTAGTGTTAAAATTCAGTAA
- a CDS encoding carboxypeptidase M32 → MNFDQAFQKLTNIIEEIEHLNSISKLLHWDQSTYLPDDGFSARGKQMATIGKIIHDKFTNPYIGDLLQQLKDNSTILNNNSYMSRYVSVIERNYNKAIKIPASFVATLAEHQSVSYENWMKAKETNNFKLIQPYLEKTLELSKEYSSFFSYDHIADPLISESDYGFNTENIKQVFNELKKELVPFVKSVLDNPQNNNDILTKQFPISRQEEFNHFVLKKLNFDFNRGRLDKTAHPFMINLSYGDIRITTRYDEYNFTDSLFSTIHEMGHAFYEMGIAKKLEGSLLYEGTSSSVHESQSRLWENIVGRSYEFWEFFYPTLVEYFPEQLKTVSLESFYAQINKVERSFIRTEADELTYNLHVLIRFQLEIDMLENKLKVADLPEAWNALYKENLSVTVPNNTLGCLQDVHWYAGMIGGQFQGYTLGNIMSAQFFAAAKKALPNLAQDIKHGQFLPLRSWLTDNLYQYGKMYDSQEILEKSTSEKLTTKHYMSYLKNKFPIKTLA, encoded by the coding sequence ATGAACTTTGATCAAGCTTTTCAAAAACTAACAAATATCATCGAAGAAATTGAACATTTAAATTCAATTTCTAAATTATTACATTGGGATCAAAGTACATATTTACCGGATGATGGTTTTTCTGCTAGAGGCAAACAAATGGCTACTATTGGAAAAATTATTCACGATAAATTTACAAATCCATATATTGGTGATTTATTACAACAATTAAAAGATAACTCAACAATATTGAATAATAATTCTTATATGTCAAGATATGTTTCTGTCATTGAAAGAAATTATAATAAGGCAATAAAAATTCCAGCTAGTTTTGTTGCAACTTTGGCAGAACATCAATCGGTTTCATATGAAAATTGGATGAAAGCAAAAGAGACAAATAATTTTAAATTAATTCAACCTTACCTCGAGAAAACTTTAGAATTATCAAAAGAATATTCTAGTTTTTTTAGTTATGACCATATAGCAGATCCTCTAATTTCTGAAAGTGATTATGGTTTTAATACTGAAAATATAAAACAAGTATTTAATGAGTTAAAAAAAGAATTAGTACCTTTTGTGAAATCAGTTTTAGATAATCCACAAAACAATAATGATATTTTAACTAAACAGTTCCCTATTTCACGACAAGAAGAATTTAATCATTTTGTTTTGAAAAAATTAAATTTTGATTTCAATAGAGGTCGGTTAGATAAAACTGCGCATCCTTTTATGATTAATTTAAGTTACGGTGATATAAGAATTACCACCAGATATGATGAATATAATTTTACTGATAGTTTATTCTCTACTATTCATGAAATGGGGCATGCTTTTTATGAAATGGGAATTGCAAAGAAACTAGAGGGGTCCCTTTTATATGAAGGTACCTCTAGTTCAGTTCATGAAAGCCAATCGAGGCTTTGGGAAAATATAGTAGGAAGAAGTTATGAATTTTGGGAATTCTTTTATCCAACTTTAGTAGAATATTTTCCTGAACAATTAAAGACTGTTTCTTTAGAATCTTTTTATGCGCAAATAAATAAAGTAGAACGTTCTTTTATTAGAACAGAAGCCGATGAATTAACTTATAATTTACATGTCTTAATAAGATTTCAACTTGAGATTGATATGTTGGAAAATAAGTTAAAAGTGGCAGATTTACCGGAAGCTTGGAATGCTTTGTATAAAGAAAATTTAAGTGTTACTGTTCCAAATAATACTTTAGGTTGTCTACAAGATGTGCATTGGTATGCAGGAATGATAGGCGGACAATTTCAAGGTTACACGCTTGGTAATATTATGAGTGCACAGTTTTTTGCAGCGGCAAAAAAAGCTCTACCTAATTTAGCACAAGATATTAAGCATGGGCAGTTTTTACCGTTACGTTCTTGGTTAACAGATAACCTTTACCAATATGGTAAAATGTATGACAGCCAAGAGATACTTGAAAAATCTACATCTGAAAAATTAACTACTAAACATTATATGAGTTATTTAAAAAATAAATTTCCTATCAAGACTTTGGCATAA
- the cheB gene encoding chemotaxis-specific protein-glutamate methyltransferase CheB: protein MAINVLIVDDSPTVCAMLSQMLTSAGFHVAGIGKSAEEGLELAGKLKPDVITLDIEMPGKSGLQALPLFQKTCDAAIIMCSTLTNQAASATLQSLEKGAFDYIPKTEIGKSFTPDMLKERVNNAYAYVTQKRKGENTYKQSVPIASLPHQNVKAIVLGVSTGGPAALHKLFSALPVMPVPIVVVQHMPAAFVASLAERIAQQTKHKTSVAKEDYTLSPGEICFAPGDKHVLVKKMGTRIFCGLSEEPKNLLHKPSADVLFQSAAEVIGKELLAVILTGMGRDGADGGKTVRTRGGMVLAESKSSCVVYGMPKAAIEARTANFEFDLQDMAAAINKIVTGKLIS, encoded by the coding sequence ATGGCTATTAATGTTCTTATTGTTGATGATTCACCTACAGTTTGTGCAATGCTTTCGCAAATGTTAACAAGCGCTGGGTTTCATGTCGCTGGAATAGGAAAGTCAGCAGAAGAAGGATTAGAATTGGCTGGGAAATTAAAACCTGATGTTATTACTCTTGATATAGAAATGCCAGGTAAGTCAGGTTTGCAGGCGTTACCTTTATTTCAAAAGACATGTGATGCTGCCATTATCATGTGTTCTACATTAACAAATCAAGCTGCATCAGCAACTCTTCAATCTTTAGAAAAAGGTGCTTTTGACTATATTCCTAAAACTGAAATTGGAAAATCTTTTACACCAGATATGCTAAAAGAAAGAGTAAATAATGCTTATGCGTATGTTACTCAAAAACGCAAAGGCGAAAATACATATAAACAAAGTGTTCCAATTGCCTCTTTGCCACATCAAAATGTAAAAGCTATAGTTTTAGGGGTATCAACAGGGGGTCCAGCAGCTCTGCATAAATTATTTAGTGCTTTACCTGTTATGCCAGTGCCAATAGTTGTTGTGCAACATATGCCAGCTGCCTTTGTCGCTTCTTTAGCTGAACGAATCGCTCAACAAACAAAACATAAGACTTCTGTTGCAAAAGAAGATTATACCTTAAGCCCAGGAGAAATTTGTTTTGCTCCTGGAGACAAACATGTTCTTGTAAAGAAGATGGGAACAAGAATTTTTTGTGGCCTTAGTGAAGAACCAAAAAATTTATTACACAAACCTTCTGCTGATGTTCTGTTTCAATCAGCAGCTGAAGTTATTGGAAAAGAGCTTCTTGCTGTGATTTTAACTGGTATGGGAAGAGATGGCGCTGATGGTGGTAAAACTGTGCGCACTCGGGGCGGAATGGTTTTAGCTGAAAGTAAAAGTTCATGCGTTGTTTATGGTATGCCAAAAGCAGCTATCGAAGCTAGAACTGCAAACTTTGAATTTGACTTACAAGATATGGCCGCAGCAATAAATAAAATAGTTACTGGGAAGTTAATTAGTTAA
- a CDS encoding chemotaxis protein CheA — MSYNEEQMQEIFFQEMREVFEHIDSCILVLEKTPGDLEIIKNLFREVHTLKGSSGVFGLREIADLTHHAEDLLDRMREGKLDPTEEVFSALLRCFDRLKEMMDAAQKKQNLASFDNSDIVRQLCDFKEITGEQLQEKVAAGEVAPPPTQENIKPGECPFHISITGADQFFLTGIDPITLVLNCRDISSGTFSLFTNTARIPALTDIEPERCYFEFTFNFVSMAEFKTVQDIFEFAIGSSNVKIEMDGMAGGNKGGGAAPAPAAAAKPAPAAAPAAAAAKPAAAATPAAAKPATPAAGKPGAPAAAKQDAAHGSNDANDFVRLKKEKLDQLMNLVGELITVKNLFVHLANRLEEVLPENEITKGFKEGTGHVTRLSARLQESVMNARMVPVGSVFTKYTRLVRDVAKKLNKKVNLVIEGEETELDKTVSEAISDPIMHLIRNSIDHGIENSETRKERGKPDTGTLLLKAGYEGNNVKIVVRDDGNGIDLDRVKNKAVNLGIVTQEQADMLSKKDIIEFIFHSGFSTAAEITDVSGRGVGMDVVRNNIRKSSGSIFVDTNPGQGTEFKIILPLSLAVIEALLIGVDGETYALPQEVITETVRAEKKDVVNLNNQPSINLRGEVIPLLRLNEVVNLRASILDKFIQQEKKRLNQNEDDNSDSQSNQKEKDDGLTNPVVIVQIDGLKVGILVDVLYWQEQIMIKPLGGFLANIPVFTGACIMGNGSVVLVLEPKELYYAACHTEDKAAA; from the coding sequence GTGAGTTATAATGAAGAGCAAATGCAGGAAATATTCTTCCAAGAAATGCGAGAAGTTTTTGAGCATATTGACAGCTGTATTCTCGTTCTAGAAAAAACTCCTGGTGATTTGGAAATAATAAAAAATTTGTTTAGAGAAGTTCATACTTTAAAAGGTTCTAGTGGTGTATTTGGTTTGAGAGAAATAGCAGACTTAACTCACCATGCTGAAGACCTTTTGGATCGTATGCGTGAAGGAAAACTTGATCCAACTGAAGAAGTTTTTTCCGCATTGTTACGTTGTTTTGATAGATTAAAAGAAATGATGGATGCAGCCCAAAAGAAACAAAATTTAGCATCCTTTGATAACTCTGATATAGTAAGACAATTATGTGACTTTAAAGAAATTACTGGTGAACAATTACAAGAAAAAGTTGCTGCAGGAGAAGTTGCGCCTCCTCCAACTCAAGAAAATATAAAACCAGGCGAATGCCCTTTTCACATTTCTATTACTGGTGCAGATCAATTTTTCTTAACAGGAATAGATCCAATTACTCTAGTGTTAAATTGTCGTGATATTTCATCCGGAACATTCTCCCTTTTTACAAATACCGCGAGAATTCCTGCGTTAACAGATATTGAGCCAGAACGTTGTTACTTTGAATTTACTTTTAATTTCGTTTCTATGGCTGAATTTAAAACAGTTCAAGATATTTTTGAGTTTGCAATTGGTTCCAGTAACGTAAAAATAGAAATGGATGGTATGGCCGGCGGAAATAAAGGAGGAGGTGCAGCGCCTGCACCTGCAGCAGCAGCTAAACCTGCACCAGCAGCGGCACCAGCAGCCGCAGCAGCAAAGCCTGCAGCAGCGGCGACTCCAGCTGCAGCAAAACCTGCAACCCCAGCAGCTGGAAAACCGGGAGCACCAGCAGCAGCAAAACAAGATGCTGCGCATGGTAGTAATGATGCCAATGACTTTGTTCGTTTAAAGAAAGAAAAACTAGATCAATTAATGAATTTGGTTGGTGAATTAATTACAGTCAAAAACTTATTTGTTCACTTGGCAAATAGATTAGAAGAAGTTCTTCCAGAGAATGAAATTACTAAAGGATTTAAAGAAGGAACAGGCCACGTAACACGCCTATCTGCACGCTTACAAGAAAGTGTAATGAATGCTCGAATGGTTCCTGTAGGTAGTGTATTTACAAAATATACTCGTCTAGTGCGTGATGTAGCTAAAAAACTAAATAAAAAAGTAAATTTAGTAATTGAAGGTGAAGAAACTGAGCTAGATAAAACAGTTAGTGAAGCAATTTCTGACCCTATTATGCATTTAATTCGTAACTCTATAGATCATGGTATTGAAAATTCTGAGACACGAAAAGAACGTGGCAAACCAGATACTGGTACTTTATTGCTCAAAGCTGGCTATGAAGGTAATAACGTTAAAATTGTCGTCAGGGATGATGGTAATGGAATTGATCTTGATAGGGTTAAAAATAAAGCTGTTAACTTAGGAATTGTTACTCAAGAACAAGCAGATATGCTTAGTAAGAAAGATATAATTGAATTTATTTTCCATAGTGGATTTTCAACTGCTGCAGAAATTACTGACGTTAGTGGACGTGGAGTGGGAATGGATGTTGTGCGTAACAACATAAGAAAATCTAGTGGTTCCATTTTTGTTGATACTAATCCTGGACAAGGAACTGAGTTTAAAATTATTTTGCCACTAAGTTTAGCCGTAATTGAAGCTCTTTTAATAGGAGTTGATGGTGAAACTTATGCTTTACCACAAGAAGTAATTACAGAAACTGTTAGGGCAGAAAAGAAAGATGTTGTTAATTTAAATAATCAACCAAGTATAAATTTACGTGGTGAAGTGATTCCACTCTTAAGATTAAATGAAGTTGTTAATTTAAGAGCTTCTATATTAGATAAATTTATTCAACAAGAAAAGAAACGGCTTAATCAAAATGAAGATGATAATTCTGATTCACAATCTAATCAAAAAGAAAAAGATGATGGATTAACAAACCCTGTGGTGATTGTACAAATTGATGGTTTGAAAGTTGGTATTTTAGTAGATGTTTTATACTGGCAAGAACAAATTATGATTAAACCTTTAGGAGGGTTCCTGGCAAATATCCCTGTATTTACTGGGGCTTGTATAATGGGTAATGGTTCTGTGGTCTTAGTTTTAGAGCCGAAAGAACTTTATTATGCAGCTTGTCATACCGAAGATAAAGCAGCGGCTTGA
- a CDS encoding Crp/Fnr family transcriptional regulator: protein MKKSEFIISTKKLATFFPSLNSEELDLLLQSSTELKVKREQNIFVAGEKAYSIYFIVSGCVKFTNECEKNKSIISSLSKDGDCFGILEMFSKSPYYERTCTAITNCELISTPHVAITGIGEKNCSVYLDFLRKVCSHTGMLYNRIEGVRYKTARQRLASCFLEIYPYFTKRDPSNKVYLTRSDFSDLSDMTPETVSRVFSEIKKLGAVAGSITDFEILDINLLKEISEEKPN, encoded by the coding sequence GTGAAAAAATCTGAGTTTATAATTTCAACTAAAAAACTAGCAACTTTTTTTCCATCCTTAAATTCAGAGGAACTTGATTTATTATTACAAAGTTCCACTGAATTAAAAGTAAAACGAGAACAAAATATTTTTGTAGCAGGTGAAAAAGCTTACTCAATTTATTTTATTGTTTCAGGATGTGTTAAATTCACAAATGAGTGTGAGAAAAATAAATCTATTATTAGCTCTTTATCCAAAGATGGAGACTGTTTTGGAATTTTAGAGATGTTTTCCAAATCACCTTATTATGAAAGAACTTGCACAGCAATAACAAATTGTGAACTTATATCCACTCCACATGTAGCTATTACAGGTATTGGTGAAAAAAATTGCTCAGTTTATCTTGATTTTTTAAGGAAAGTTTGCAGCCACACCGGTATGCTTTATAATAGAATTGAAGGTGTTCGTTACAAAACAGCACGCCAAAGATTAGCTTCTTGTTTCTTAGAAATTTATCCTTATTTTACTAAAAGAGATCCTTCCAATAAAGTTTATTTAACGCGGAGTGATTTTTCTGATCTTTCTGATATGACACCTGAAACAGTAAGTCGGGTTTTTTCTGAAATTAAAAAACTAGGCGCTGTAGCAGGTAGTATTACAGATTTTGAAATTTTAGATATAAATTTATTAAAAGAAATTTCAGAGGAAAAACCTAACTAA
- a CDS encoding sugar dehydrogenase complex small subunit: MKELKKKKFMKNFVKNFPISLDEIDNRLIMESESDIELFKKFMKISEKLTADLQLDAELGKKYLEHFILANKQNRRKILELHTYLQNQIPETRKDLKKLSKEILISWYTGIVKVNGISRLVTYSGSHTWTKLKGIKPHGICGGRFGYWSRRQKIS, encoded by the coding sequence ATGAAAGAATTGAAAAAAAAGAAATTTATGAAAAATTTTGTGAAGAATTTTCCAATCTCTCTAGACGAAATTGATAATAGATTAATCATGGAGTCAGAAAGTGATATTGAATTATTTAAAAAATTTATGAAAATATCTGAAAAATTAACTGCAGATTTACAATTAGATGCAGAACTGGGAAAAAAATATTTAGAGCATTTTATTTTAGCAAATAAACAAAATAGAAGAAAAATACTTGAATTACACACTTATCTACAAAATCAAATTCCTGAAACAAGAAAAGATTTGAAAAAACTTTCTAAAGAAATATTAATTAGTTGGTATACAGGAATTGTAAAAGTGAATGGAATAAGTAGATTAGTCACATATTCTGGTTCACATACTTGGACAAAATTAAAAGGTATCAAACCACATGGTATTTGTGGTGGACGTTTTGGGTATTGGTCAAGAAGGCAAAAAATTAGTTAG